A region from the Desulfosoma sp. genome encodes:
- a CDS encoding ABC transporter ATP-binding protein, translating into MLVIEDLEVELAGKKILKHIDLEIKPGETHILFGPNGSGKTSLLMTIMGYPQYKVTGGKIFFKGVDITNLPINERAKLGIGMAYQRPPTIRGVKTHQMVKICAGDRDVDVSELARKVNFQDFLDRDVNAGFSGGEIKRSELLQLMAQDPDLMLFDEPESGVDMENISLVGHTIARLLQKECAPTDLKSMLQVKRERTKMGLIITHTGYILEYLTADKGQVLFDGVLSCSDNPREILQCISEMGYEECVRCTIARN; encoded by the coding sequence ATGTTGGTGATTGAAGATTTGGAAGTGGAACTGGCCGGAAAGAAGATACTCAAACATATCGACCTGGAGATCAAACCAGGGGAAACCCACATCCTTTTCGGCCCCAACGGCTCTGGAAAGACTTCTCTTCTCATGACCATCATGGGCTACCCTCAGTACAAGGTCACGGGAGGCAAGATCTTTTTCAAGGGAGTGGACATCACAAACCTTCCTATCAACGAAAGAGCCAAGTTGGGGATCGGCATGGCGTACCAGAGACCCCCTACCATTCGTGGTGTGAAAACGCATCAGATGGTCAAAATCTGTGCTGGGGATCGTGACGTGGATGTTTCGGAATTGGCCCGCAAGGTTAATTTTCAGGATTTCCTGGACCGAGATGTGAATGCCGGGTTTTCCGGAGGTGAAATCAAGCGCTCGGAACTCCTGCAACTTATGGCCCAGGACCCTGATCTTATGCTTTTCGATGAGCCGGAATCCGGCGTGGACATGGAAAACATCTCCCTGGTGGGCCATACCATCGCTCGATTGCTTCAAAAGGAATGTGCCCCCACGGACCTCAAGTCCATGCTTCAGGTCAAAAGGGAACGCACTAAGATGGGACTCATCATCACCCATACGGGCTACATTTTGGAATACCTCACCGCTGACAAAGGCCAGGTGCTCTTCGATGGGGTGCTCAGTTGTTCCGACAATCCCCGAGAGATTCTGCAATGTATCAGCGAAATGGGATACGAGGAGTGTGTACGATGCACAATCGCGAGGAATTAA